The Streptomyces durmitorensis genome contains the following window.
GACGTCTCGGGCAAGGCGATCGCCAACCTGGAGGTCGAGTCGCTCAAGCACGTGGCGCCGACCTTCCACGGCGACACGATCTACGGCGAGACCACGGTCCTGGACAAGACTCCGTCGAAGTCCAAGTCGGACCGCGGGATCGTCCACGTGGAGACCAAGGGCTACAAGCAGGACGGCACGCTGGTCTGCGTGTTCCGCCGCAAGGTGATGGTCCCCACCGAGACGTACATCAAGGAGCGCGGAGGCGAGCAGCCCGGCCGCCCGGAGCTGCTCGACCCCAAGAAGAGCCAGGAGAAGTAGCCATGAGCCGACTCGCGCAGACCGCAGGTCTCACCGACATCCAGCAGGAGATCCTGGCCACGGTCCGGGACTTCGTCGACAAGGAGATCATCCCGGTCGCCACGGAGCTGGAGCACCGTGACGAGTACCCGCAGCAGATCGTGGACGGTCTCAAGGAGTTGGGCCTCTTCGGGCTCATGATCCCTGAGGAGTACGGCGGTCTGGGCGAGTCGCTGCTCACGTACGCCCTGTGCGTCGAGGAGATAGCGCGTGGCTGGATGTCGGTCTCCGGCATCATCAACACCCACTTCATCGTCGCCTACATGCTCAAGCAGCACGGGACGCAGGAGCAGAAGGACACCTTCCTGCCGCGCATGGCGGCCGGCGAGGTGCGCGGCGCGTTCTCCATGTCGGAGCCCGCACTCGGCTCCGACGTGTCGGCGATCACGTCCAAGGGCGTCAAGGACGGCGACGAGTACGTCCTCAACGGTCAGAAGATGTGGCTGACCAACGGCGGAACGTCGACTCTGGTGGCCGTTCTGTGCCGAAGTGACGAAGGACACCCCGAGGGCACGGCGCCCCACAAGTCGATGACGACCTTCCTCGTCGAGAAGGAGCCCGGCTTCGGAGAGGTCCGGCCCGGCCTCACCATCCCCGGCAAGATCGACAAGATGGGTTACAAGGGCGTCGACACGACCGAACTCATCATGGACGGACTGCGAATTCCGGCCAATCGCGTGCTCGGCGGGACGACCGGACGCGGTTTTTACCAAATGATGGACGGCGTCGAAGTCGGTCGGGTAAATGTCGCGGCGCGTGGCTGCGGTGTCGCGCAGCGTGCATTTGAGCTCGGTGTCTCGTATGCCCAGCAACGCCACACTTTCGGCAAGGCGATCGCCCAGCACCAGGCGATCCAGTTCAAGCTGGCCGAGATGGCTACCAAGGTCGAGGCCGCCCATGCGATGATGGTGAATGCAGCACGCAAAAAGGACTCCGGGGAACGAAACGACCTCGAAGCAGGGATGGCGAAGTACCTCGCCTCCGAATACTGCAAAGAAGTCGTAGAGGACGCGTTCCGGATTCATGGCGGTTATGGCTTCTCGAAGGAGTACGAGATCGAGCGCCTGTACCGTGAGGCTCCGATGCTGCTGATCGGCGAAGGTACCGCCGAGATCCAGAAAATGATCATTGGACGGCGACTGCTCGAAGAGTATCGATTCCAGGGCTAGATGCCCGATTTGGGGTGTTTTCATCGAGAACAAGGTCACACCCTGTCAACACTCTTCGGCCGTCGACTCCGCTTCCTGGCTTGCCCAGTTGTGGCTCGCAACCGATACCATCCGGAAAAAGCCGCCGTCCCCCGTTCATGCGCGGCATCATCCGCTACGAAGGTCATCCATGCCCCACAGCCAAACCTCTGCACCACGCGACAGCCTCGCTGGCGTACGCCTTGCGCGCGGAGCATCGCCGTGGCTCCTGCCGACTGTCGCCACCGCGGCACTCAGCCTCGTGCGTGCGCGTCGCGCCCCCAAGCCGGGGGTTGCCGCGGCCATCGCCGTGCCTGCCACCGCTCTGGCGGCGGGCATGCTGTGGTTCTTCCGCGACCCCGAGCGCGACATCGCCCAGGGCCGGGTCATCTCCCCGGCCGACGGCGTGGTGCAGAGCATCATGCCGTGGAAGGACGGGCGTACCCGCGTCGCGATCTTCATGAGCCCGTTGAACGTCCACGTCAACCGCGCGCCCCTCGCGGGCACGGTGACGTCCGTGGAGCACATCCCCGGCGGGTTCGTCCCGGCGTTCAACAAGGAGAGCGAGAACAACGAACGCGTTGTCTGGCACTTCGACACCGAGCTCGGTGACATCGAGATGATCCAGATCGCGGGCGCCGTCGCGCGGCGCATCGTTCCTTACGTGCCCCAGGGCACGAAGGTGGAGCAAGGCGAACGGATCGGCCTGATCCGCTTCGGCTCCCGCGTGGACATCTACCTCCCGGAGGGTGTCGACGTGGACGTCGAGGTCGGTCAGAAGACCGTGGCTGGGGTGACTCGAATTGACCGTGGTTGATCCTGAGACACAAGCGGGCTGGGTGCCCGAGGCGGCCGAGGACGAGGCCGACGAGGAGATGCCTCTCTCACTCCGCCTCTCAATAGCGGACACCCTCACGCTCGGTAACGCAACGTGCGGCTTCATGGCGGTGTACTTCACCACCACGGGCATCCTCATCCCGCACCTCCAGGGCAGCAACGAAAGCGGCATGGCGCGGCACTCCGCCGCGACCGCCGTGATCCTGATGCTCTGCGCGGCCGTCTTCGACCTCTTCGACGGGCTCGTGGCACGCAAGCTGCGGTCCTCGCCGATGGGCGCCGAGCTCGACAACCTGTCGGACCTGATCAGCTTCGGTCTGGCCCCCGCGTACTTCGTGCTCGTCTACGGCATGGTCGCCGACGACGCGCACCAGAGAGTGGCCGCGGTCGGAGCGATCGTCGTGCTGTTGGCGGTGGTGCTGCGGCTTGCGCGGTTCAGTTGCGTGACCGTGAAGGACGGCACCTTCCAGGGCATGCCCTCGCCCTTCGGCGCGCTCACGGTCGTCTCGATCGTGCTCCTGGAGCTGCCCTTTGTGGCGACGCTCCTGGCGATCATCGGTACGGCGTGGCTCATGGTCAGCCGGGTCGAGTACCCCAAGCCGCGGGGTCCCCTCGCGGTGGCGATGCTCGCGTGGATCGTCGCGGCCATGGGGCTGCTGGCGGCCTGGGCCTTCGAGGCTCCCGGTGGCCAGCTGCTGCTCCAGACCGGCTGCGCGCTGCAGCTGGTGCTCGGCGCGGTGATCCCGCTGTTCGCCACGGCCCGCCGGGTGAACAACTTCCGGGACAACCGGCGTGAGGCGCGGGCGGCGCAACTGCCGTAGCGGCGCTTGAGCGGTTTGAAGGGGGGCCTGAACCGGAATGGTTCAGGCCCCCCTTCGCGTGCCGTCTGTCGCCCTCCGGGCTCGTCCTCAAACGCCGGACGGGCTGAAAACCTCAGGCGCCCGGTGTATATCCCTCGGCCGCCGCCGAGGCGCCCGGCTCCCTGGCCACCTTCATGCCGCCCGTCACGTTCTTGTCGGGCCGCAGGATCACGCTCTCCTTCGAGGAGGGCGCCTTGGGGTCGGTGAAGTTCTGGTCGACGCCGAGGCCCGTGTCGTAGGCGTTGATCGTCAGGAGCGCCTTGTCGACGCCCTCACGGGTGAGGTCCTTGCTCTTGCACGCCTTCTTCAGTGCCTCGCCGAAGATGGACGCCGCGGTCCAGCCGGCCGACACGCCGTTGTCCAGGGCGTCCTTGGGGTACGCCGCCTTGTAGTCGGTGACCAGCTTCTTCGCCACGGGGGTGTCCGCGCCGATCGGGAGGGTCGGCGAGGCCACGTAGTAGTTCTTCGCGAGGGCCGGGCCCGCCTGCGTGCCCAGGAGCTGGGGCGCGAACGCCGAGTTGTTGCCGATGATCGGGACGTCGAACTTGCCCGCCGCCGCGACACCCACCAGTGAGGCCGCCTGACGCGGACCCGCACTGATCACCACGCCCTTCACCCCGGCCTTCTTCAGGGCGGCGACCTGCGCCGTCATGTCGTTGTCGGTCGCCTTGATCTTCTGCTCGACGACGGTGAGGCCCGACTTCTTCGCCATGTACTGCGAGCCCTTCAGGGCGTTCTCGCCGTAGTCGCCCTCGAAGTAGACATGGCCGAGC
Protein-coding sequences here:
- a CDS encoding ABC transporter substrate-binding protein; its protein translation is MSSRTLKRATATATALAALLAVAGCSSKAEDDKGDKKSAGGIKTGVGVSSDAITLGVLTDMTGVYATLGKSVTQAQQLYVKQTNADGGICGRKLKLTVRDHGYDPQKAVAGYTELEPDVLGFAQFIGSPFVAAVKQRVDADKALVLPQAWSANLLGSPYVRVIGSTYDLETINAIDFLMKEKGLKKGDKLGHVYFEGDYGENALKGSQYMAKKSGLTVVEQKIKATDNDMTAQVAALKKAGVKGVVISAGPRQAASLVGVAAAGKFDVPIIGNNSAFAPQLLGTQAGPALAKNYYVASPTLPIGADTPVAKKLVTDYKAAYPKDALDNGVSAGWTAASIFGEALKKACKSKDLTREGVDKALLTINAYDTGLGVDQNFTDPKAPSSKESVILRPDKNVTGGMKVAREPGASAAAEGYTPGA
- a CDS encoding phosphatidylserine decarboxylase; the encoded protein is MPHSQTSAPRDSLAGVRLARGASPWLLPTVATAALSLVRARRAPKPGVAAAIAVPATALAAGMLWFFRDPERDIAQGRVISPADGVVQSIMPWKDGRTRVAIFMSPLNVHVNRAPLAGTVTSVEHIPGGFVPAFNKESENNERVVWHFDTELGDIEMIQIAGAVARRIVPYVPQGTKVEQGERIGLIRFGSRVDIYLPEGVDVDVEVGQKTVAGVTRIDRG
- a CDS encoding MaoC family dehydratase; the protein is MQFGRTYEEFTVGDVYKHWPGKTVTEYDDHLFCLLTMNHHPLHMDSNYAEKTTDFGKNVVVGNYIYSLLLGMSVPDVSGKAIANLEVESLKHVAPTFHGDTIYGETTVLDKTPSKSKSDRGIVHVETKGYKQDGTLVCVFRRKVMVPTETYIKERGGEQPGRPELLDPKKSQEK
- a CDS encoding acyl-CoA dehydrogenase family protein, with the translated sequence MSRLAQTAGLTDIQQEILATVRDFVDKEIIPVATELEHRDEYPQQIVDGLKELGLFGLMIPEEYGGLGESLLTYALCVEEIARGWMSVSGIINTHFIVAYMLKQHGTQEQKDTFLPRMAAGEVRGAFSMSEPALGSDVSAITSKGVKDGDEYVLNGQKMWLTNGGTSTLVAVLCRSDEGHPEGTAPHKSMTTFLVEKEPGFGEVRPGLTIPGKIDKMGYKGVDTTELIMDGLRIPANRVLGGTTGRGFYQMMDGVEVGRVNVAARGCGVAQRAFELGVSYAQQRHTFGKAIAQHQAIQFKLAEMATKVEAAHAMMVNAARKKDSGERNDLEAGMAKYLASEYCKEVVEDAFRIHGGYGFSKEYEIERLYREAPMLLIGEGTAEIQKMIIGRRLLEEYRFQG
- the pssA gene encoding CDP-diacylglycerol--serine O-phosphatidyltransferase — protein: MTVVDPETQAGWVPEAAEDEADEEMPLSLRLSIADTLTLGNATCGFMAVYFTTTGILIPHLQGSNESGMARHSAATAVILMLCAAVFDLFDGLVARKLRSSPMGAELDNLSDLISFGLAPAYFVLVYGMVADDAHQRVAAVGAIVVLLAVVLRLARFSCVTVKDGTFQGMPSPFGALTVVSIVLLELPFVATLLAIIGTAWLMVSRVEYPKPRGPLAVAMLAWIVAAMGLLAAWAFEAPGGQLLLQTGCALQLVLGAVIPLFATARRVNNFRDNRREARAAQLP